Proteins from one Paludisphaera rhizosphaerae genomic window:
- a CDS encoding TauD/TfdA family dioxygenase, giving the protein MTREAIQVTPIPLPGQQEHDGVSFPLGLECKTEGTSLDDAVAWLHEHREELSAEASRHGAILFRGFPVATAQDFDRFIAAFDLENFTYEDSMSNAVRVNKTPRVFTANEAPPEVSIFLHHELAQTPYYPSKLFFFCEKAAEQGGATPICRSDVLWGRLAERHPEFARDCVEKGLKYSNVMPEEPDPLSGMGRSWKSTLRSETREQAEARLRKLGYTWQWMEDGSLRATTPVLQAVRELSPGRKSFFNQLIAAYRGWKDSRNDPSSAITFGDGAKLDRAAVQDAIEIADELSFDIPWQTGDVAYVDNYVAMHGRRTFSGTRRVLASLAAANA; this is encoded by the coding sequence ATGACGCGCGAGGCGATCCAGGTCACCCCGATCCCGCTCCCCGGCCAGCAGGAGCACGACGGCGTCTCGTTCCCGCTGGGGCTGGAATGCAAGACGGAGGGGACGAGCCTCGACGACGCCGTCGCCTGGCTGCACGAGCATCGCGAGGAGCTGAGCGCGGAGGCGTCGCGCCATGGGGCGATCCTCTTCCGGGGCTTCCCTGTGGCGACGGCCCAGGACTTCGACCGGTTCATCGCCGCGTTCGACCTGGAGAACTTCACCTACGAGGACTCGATGTCCAACGCCGTGCGGGTCAACAAAACCCCTCGCGTCTTCACGGCCAACGAGGCCCCGCCGGAGGTCTCCATCTTCCTGCACCACGAGCTGGCTCAGACGCCCTATTACCCCTCCAAGCTCTTCTTCTTCTGCGAGAAGGCGGCCGAGCAGGGGGGCGCGACGCCGATCTGCCGGTCGGACGTGCTCTGGGGACGTCTCGCCGAGCGTCATCCCGAGTTCGCCCGCGACTGCGTCGAGAAGGGGCTGAAATACTCCAACGTCATGCCGGAGGAGCCCGACCCTCTCTCCGGCATGGGCCGGAGCTGGAAGAGCACACTGCGGTCCGAGACCCGCGAACAGGCCGAGGCACGCCTGCGAAAGCTAGGCTATACCTGGCAATGGATGGAAGACGGCAGCCTCCGCGCCACGACGCCCGTCTTGCAGGCCGTCCGCGAGCTTTCCCCGGGCCGGAAGTCGTTCTTCAACCAGTTGATCGCCGCCTATCGAGGCTGGAAGGACAGCCGCAACGACCCGTCCAGCGCCATCACCTTCGGCGACGGCGCGAAGCTCGACAGAGCCGCCGTGCAGGACGCCATTGAGATTGCCGACGAGCTGAGCTTCGACATCCCCTGGCAGACGGGGGACGTCGCCTACGTTGACAACTACGTCGCGATGCACGGCCGACGCACCTTCTCCGGCACGCGCCGCGTGCTGGCCTCGCTGGCTGCTGCGAACGCGTGA
- a CDS encoding MFS transporter, producing the protein MATTEDATTTKAPWYAGVNRYQWLVLAIASAGWIFDAFEGQIFNITREQMLGELLGANGDPGAIRRWGDSFLAVFLLGGTLGGVVFGSLADKFGRKPTMAATVLFYSIFSGLTYFATELWHVAALRFLVALGVGGEWAVAAALVAEVFPARARAHASGIFHATSVLGTWTAAIVGLLVGSQWRYAYLVGIAPALLVLWVRSSLVEPESWRRAGESGQKLGSFKELWGDPRWRYPALGGVAMAAIGLGTFWGVTVAGQDLARERLIRDGVSREEASAKSKFAYGVVETAGGGLGLLCFGPLAARLGRKPAFALMLICSVLIVPITCYAPRNYTQLLAILPLFGFFTLSTHAGFALYFPELFPDRLRATGTGVCFNGGRLLAAPILWFSGEIKNQPGIGLQAAVAGLGLLFLVGLAVLWFMPETKGRPLPE; encoded by the coding sequence ATGGCGACCACCGAGGACGCGACGACGACGAAAGCCCCGTGGTACGCGGGGGTGAATCGCTACCAGTGGCTGGTGCTGGCGATCGCCTCCGCGGGCTGGATCTTCGACGCGTTCGAGGGGCAGATCTTCAACATCACCCGCGAGCAGATGCTCGGCGAACTGCTGGGAGCTAACGGCGACCCCGGCGCGATCCGCCGCTGGGGGGACTCGTTCCTGGCCGTCTTCCTGCTCGGCGGCACGCTGGGGGGCGTCGTCTTCGGCTCGCTGGCCGACAAGTTCGGCCGCAAGCCGACGATGGCCGCGACGGTCCTCTTCTACTCGATCTTCTCCGGCCTGACCTATTTCGCGACCGAGCTGTGGCACGTGGCGGCGCTGCGGTTCCTCGTCGCCCTGGGCGTCGGCGGCGAGTGGGCGGTGGCCGCGGCGCTGGTGGCCGAGGTCTTCCCAGCGCGGGCCCGGGCGCACGCTTCGGGGATCTTCCACGCCACGAGCGTTCTGGGGACGTGGACGGCCGCGATCGTCGGCCTGCTGGTGGGGAGCCAGTGGCGATACGCCTATCTGGTCGGGATCGCCCCCGCGCTGCTGGTCCTCTGGGTGCGTTCGAGCCTTGTCGAGCCCGAGAGCTGGCGGCGGGCCGGCGAGTCGGGCCAGAAGCTCGGCAGCTTCAAGGAGCTCTGGGGCGATCCGCGCTGGCGATATCCTGCGCTGGGGGGCGTGGCGATGGCGGCCATCGGCCTGGGGACGTTCTGGGGCGTGACCGTGGCCGGCCAGGATCTCGCCCGCGAGCGGCTGATCCGCGACGGCGTGTCGCGCGAGGAGGCCTCGGCGAAGTCGAAGTTCGCCTATGGGGTCGTGGAGACGGCCGGCGGCGGGCTCGGCCTACTCTGCTTCGGCCCGCTGGCCGCGCGGCTGGGCCGGAAGCCGGCGTTCGCGCTCATGCTGATCTGCAGCGTCCTGATCGTGCCCATCACCTGCTACGCGCCCCGGAATTACACCCAATTGCTGGCGATCCTGCCCCTGTTCGGGTTTTTCACTCTGAGCACGCACGCGGGCTTCGCGTTGTATTTCCCCGAGCTTTTTCCCGATCGCCTGCGCGCCACGGGGACCGGCGTCTGCTTCAACGGCGGCCGACTCCTCGCCGCGCCGATCCTCTGGTTCTCCGGCGAGATCAAGAACCAGCCGGGCATCGGCCTGCAAGCGGCGGTGGCCGGCCTGGGGTTGCTGTTCCTGGTCGGTCTGGCGGTCCTGTGGTTCATGCCCGAGACCAAGGGACGGCCCTTGCCCGAGTGA
- a CDS encoding Gfo/Idh/MocA family protein, giving the protein MSELRFGLIGYGAWGSHHARAINSVSDARLVAVAGRSEASQERARSEQPSAKVYGDYREMLAREDLDAVSVVLPSDLHHEVGSAVLESGRHLLLEKPMALSVEDCDRLIDLAAARGKLLAIGHELRMSSLWGKVKELVDAGAVGEPLYALVELWRKPYRQGSSGWRYDISRVGSWILEEPIHFFDLARWYLSSAGDPTTVYASANGSRPDHPELLDNFSAIVNFPKGRYAVVSQTLSGWEHHQTVKLTGTEGALWASWSGAMDRTFEPTASLKRSVGDRIEEVSLMRPSGEVYELVEEVEAFTRAVREGTRLPCTGEDGRWSTYLCLAAERSLREKAPVAVAGRS; this is encoded by the coding sequence ATGTCTGAACTGCGATTCGGCCTCATCGGCTATGGCGCGTGGGGATCCCACCACGCGAGGGCGATCAATTCCGTCTCGGACGCTCGTCTAGTCGCGGTGGCGGGGCGGTCGGAGGCCAGCCAGGAGCGTGCGCGTTCCGAGCAGCCCTCGGCGAAGGTCTACGGCGATTACCGCGAGATGCTGGCCCGCGAGGATCTGGACGCCGTCAGCGTGGTCCTGCCGTCCGACCTCCACCACGAGGTTGGATCCGCCGTGCTGGAATCGGGTCGGCACCTGCTGCTCGAGAAGCCGATGGCCCTGAGCGTCGAGGACTGCGACCGGCTGATCGACCTGGCCGCGGCCCGCGGCAAGCTGCTGGCGATCGGCCATGAGCTGCGCATGTCCTCGCTCTGGGGGAAGGTCAAGGAACTCGTCGACGCCGGGGCGGTCGGCGAGCCGCTCTACGCTCTGGTGGAACTGTGGCGGAAGCCCTACCGCCAGGGCTCCAGCGGCTGGCGGTACGACATCTCCCGCGTGGGAAGCTGGATCCTGGAGGAGCCGATCCACTTCTTCGACCTGGCGCGATGGTACCTCTCCTCGGCCGGCGACCCCACCACCGTCTACGCCTCGGCCAACGGCTCGCGGCCCGATCATCCGGAGCTGCTCGACAACTTCTCGGCCATCGTCAACTTTCCGAAGGGGCGGTACGCTGTGGTCTCGCAAACGCTCTCGGGCTGGGAGCACCACCAGACGGTCAAGCTGACCGGGACCGAAGGGGCGCTCTGGGCTTCCTGGAGCGGCGCGATGGACCGCACCTTCGAACCGACCGCTAGCCTGAAGCGGTCCGTCGGCGACCGGATCGAGGAGGTCTCGCTGATGAGACCCAGCGGCGAGGTCTATGAGCTGGTCGAGGAGGTGGAGGCGTTCACTCGGGCCGTCCGCGAGGGGACCCGCCTGCCTTGCACCGGCGAGGACGGCCGCTGGTCGACCTACCTCTGCCTCGCGGCCGAGCGCTCCCTGCGCGAGAAAGCCCCCGTCGCCGTTGCTGGGAGGTCCTGA